GTACAATGGAAGACGGCGTATGATATCTATAGTCATTACATACATGGTCTAAAATTTACTGTTATTAGTTGAAGTGTCTTCCGACGCCACACGAGTCGTTTTATCGGGTACGGATACGTTAGCTGGCAGCTGTTCGTCTCTACTTCAgacgttttattttttggtAAATAATCTTGGTGTGTCGATTGGGTCGGCGGTGCAGATGCTAGCGGAGACACCTGCTCGGtattctctttatttttctatgGTTCTGAAAGAGATTTGGATTTGTTTTTAGAATTGCTGGTATTGCTGGAATTGGTGAACTTTCTGTGGGAAAACGAGGCGATTTGCTTTGTTTTGACGCAGACCTTCGCCTGATGTCGACAATTGTAGCGGGAAGAGTAGCGTACGCCTGTTCATAATAAAACATCAGCAATCGCTCCTAGAGTTGACAGTAGCATCCGCGAGGCTCATATAAATGCGATTTCTTCCAAGGTACCCCAATTGGTAATACTTACATTTATTTTTGGCACTGGGTGGGACTCtgttttgaattttctctgAACCTGGAGAGATAGAGTTCGGGCttcattgaagaaaatcatttttcGCGTATATGAATTgtgtaataaatttattacagatCTGGGTTAAAATCGCGGCTCAATTAAATGAATCAATTCAGGTTATTTAGCGCGCTTTGGCTCGTTCTGCTTTTGCattttctttcgatttcgtcacaCAGAAAGCGATGTTcaagcgaaaatcgacgcgacgacaagACAAACTGCCACCAGAAGTACAATCAAGGTGAGGCCTCCTGAGAGgaaacaaaagcaaaaacTCGAAATCACGATGTTAGGAAGAAGTCTCATTGCCACGATCGGATTTCATCTATCCAAAAGTAGCCCAATCTACGGCTGCTTTCGCAAAGAAGGCGTAAGATTCTCATACGAGTGCCTCGTTTGTGTTAGAAGCTCAGAATCTCATCGTAGAATCGGGTTTTACGTGCGACGATGATAGCGAAGCTCGTCGAGGCGCTGGCTGACATATTGGCGTGATCAAACTTCGCCTTCTTGGCTCTCTCCAGACGATGCAGTTCGGGGAGCCCCCCTTATATAAGCTTACCAGGTAAGCGAGACTATAGGCATGCGCTTAGGGGGCGGGCCTCTCTAACAGCGTCGTACATGGAGATTGAGTGCCACAGGCTGCGTTTTGGACATAGACCGATTTTCGACCGAATCTAAACATTAGGGTTCGATTTCTGACAGTCTAATCGTGGGTGGGTTGGGGCTCATGCGAGGGCTCGTGGCAGAGCATGCATGAATCTCCCGCTTTATGTACGAAGCGGAGAGTGTAGACGGGACAAAATCCGGTTTTAGAGCAGTTATTGATCATagaatatttattgattgtgGTGAGCGCCGCTCTCCTTTCTGTTGCCCGTACACAACCTGGTTAGGGACTAGGCTACTGTAGACCTACATGTATGTCTGCTTCCCGTATACTAACTTCGATCCCGTCTAACCCATAGgggatcgacgtcgcggaAATTCGACATCAGTAGGACTTGGCTTCCAACGCGACTCGGATATCTGCTTTCACAGATCGCCCAAGTAGACTATCTCGAGTAGAGTCTAAGATGTAACTGCGTGCAGACAAAATTTCCAGCTGTCTTGACAACTGCATTTTTTTGTGCGCTCACGGAACTTGTACAATACTATTACGGATTGACTACAACACGGTCGACTCgtgaaacgaaacgaagaagtACGTTTTCGGTAGAAGGACCACTGATTCTTCACAGACGGAGGCAATGAATGGTGAAATCAATGTATGAATGGCCTGGAATTCCTTTTGCGACGCGTTTGTCCTGCACAATAAAGGAACGAACGCGTCGTCCCCAGTATTTCTCAAAGTCGTTTCCGGAGTCTGTTGCCGAAGCAATAGTGTAAGAAGGCCAGTCATCCTCATTGGAGTAGTAAGTGCAAGCTCTAGATGGCATTGATTCGATATTGAACACCCACATCGCGGCTCCTTGAGCGCTGTCGTAGCTTGGGCCGAATTCGCTGCCAGGAACGTAGAGAATATGGCTGTTGTGAGTTTCGTGAGAACCGGAACCGCAATTCAGAGAGTAACTCTTGCTCTCTCCAAACGGCGTGTACGTGCATGTGTTTCCTACACAGCCCACTGAAGCCGTAGCCGGTTTCGGAGGCAGTGAGAAGTGAAAAGGCTGCGATGGAGTGGATAATATAAGACACCAGTATACTATGTACGAAGTCAAATTACCGCTAGGAGAGCGACTTGAATAAATGCACTGAAAAGGACCGAGTATGTGATGAAAGACatatcgtcgacgcgctgtTGGAAAGGTGAAAAGTGAACGCAATGCTAAAAACGTTCTCTTTTAAAGGCATCACCGTACCCAGCCGGAAAATCgtcatttgtttttttcaaatgatACGGAACCGGTAATGGACTCGTGCAAATGTTTGTGGTCTCACAGTCTCATGCACTTAGCCGGCGAACTCGAAGCGACCACAGCCGCTGGCCAAGTTTATTTGCGCCCGCAGGTAAACGTATAGATAAATATATCATTGCTATCACACCGCCGCTCTTTCGACGGTTCAAATCTATATCCGGCGCCATTGACCTACAGTAGCCCCAAAGCGAAGAATGAATCGATTGTTCGAATAGCGTTGACTTAGCTACGTACGTTCTCGCGTGCTCGGCCATGCAGGCCCGGCCGCGGCACTCTACGTGTGTGGTTGTACAGCCTCGAAAAACCGAGATCATGTGAATCCTAGCTAAGAAGAGATCACGACGAACGATGTTTCTTATACTACTTGCATAAGCGACGCTCGCGCTCGGGAACGCTCGGCGACGCTCGCGTGCGTCGCCTAGCGTCACTGCATGAGCCGCGCGACGCTTGGGTTTCAACGTCAGGGCGAGGGTCAATTAGTGTACCGTCTTTTACAAGGCCACAATTAGTGTACCGTCTTTTAAAAGGCCGGCGGCACGGAAATTTGGGTGGGCCACTCGAGAAGTAACCGCTTACTTTTCGCAACAGTATAGCTTATatagaattatttattgattttttgtcatCCGCTAACATTGAAGACTGCGCTGTTCGCAAGCTTCCGACATTGCCTTTGTTACGGACGCTGTGCAAGAGCCCCTGTCTGGACAGGAGGTCATGTACAATGATATCTATGTCATTACATGCTTGGTCTAAAATTTACTGTTTTAGTTGAAGTGTCTTCCGACGCCACACGAGTAAGAGACAGGCGGTTCTTGACTGCTGTCATCAGCTGAATGAAAAGCTAGAGATCGTCAGAGAAAAGTTGGGAAGGGATGCAACTTGGCCTGAGATTGCCAAAGAAGCTTTGAAAATGGATATCGATTTGTCTGCGAAGGCGTGGTAAGAATACAACCGATGTTGATCTGATCCATTTTCTCCAAGGGCTGGACGCAGCGATGATGCCATATTTCGCTACTTTATCTATGGAGCAGCTTGCACGGAAGTGGAGATTGACGTATTGACTGGTGAAAGGGAAATACTCTGCACTGGCATTATCCAGGATAGCGGTCAAAGGTTCCATAATATCTTATGTCTAGGAATGCAATATAATGATGATTTCTTAGTATGAACCCTTATATTGACGTGGGGCCAAGTGCGTGGTGCTTTTGTCATGGGCTTGGGTTATTGGCTTCTTGAAGACATTAAACGTGATCCTGAAACGGGGCaacttttgaaaaagaataCTTGGGTATCGTTTGTGCGTGTCTTTCCTCATcttgacgtcgctttttttttttcgtttaggGATATCATCCTCCTGGCCCCAAGGATATTCCAGTTGACTTCAGAGTAGAGTTTCTCAGAGATGCACCAAATCCGTTGGGTGTCTTGGGTTCAAAAGGTATGGACAGTCTGTTGATCACTATTCTCGTCAGGCTAATCtttatatgtatatatagcGACGGGTGAACCGTCGATTTGCATGTCTTGCTCAGCAGTATTCGCTATCGCACAGGCTCTATCGAGTGCTAGAGCAGAAGTGGGAGAAAGCAGAGTCATTTCACTAGGTGTGAGTCCACGAaatgaaaatgttctttAGTCAGTCCATCTTGTGTTATAGACGGGCCAGTGACCGTCGAACGTGTTCAAGAACTTGCTTCGCTTAAAACCGAGCAGCTGTTTATCTAAAAGTGTTGAATTGAGCATTTGttcatatttaattaatgacgtcaccttaGCGCGCTATCGCCGACGTCGTGGACGAAGAAAGGACGAGAAACAGCTCTGGTACGACGCGCTGTACCCTTTCAGGTACGTTTAGAAACGTTCTTGATCCTTCGCCCGCTGTTGCAAAGGCGCGAAAAGGAGAGTTTCGCGTTATCCTTTGCGACGTCGATATAAGACGCTCAAAAGCGCATTTAGAGAGCACGTTTCGACTTGATCATGTGCACGTTGTATCGATGAACGGCTTTCGTGACCGAAAAAGAGTCGAACAGCTCATCAACCCCTCCCTCCCTTTTTCGAACGCCGATTCGTTGGCTAGGTTAGGTCTTACGGCGCCGAATGTCCTAAATAATACCTATTTATCGTTATGAGAGGGTCAGATAGACGATTTGCGATCGGGCCATGCTTCACCGATCTTGAATCTGATATCTTAGACTTTTCCAATTTTTTGCGTCAAGCGATGGAGCTTTGCTATCAAGTCAAATTTTCTGAATCGAACTTGTCTATCATTCAAAGTTTTAGCGAGAATTATATTCACGGCGGCGTGGTTACTACTGAGTGTAACGGAAGTGAGTCATTTTGAGCAAAATTTGACCGGCATCGAACGTTAGAGCCCCATAAAGTTGGTAAACTAACAAAATTCAACAATTCTAGCGCGTTTATCTAAGAATTGGCGAGGTCCGGTTTTTTACCATAGCACGCGGTTTTTGGTCGAAAACCGTGTCTCTCAAAAGTCTGATTTTTTGGTGTTAAACGATAGGACTTGACTCCACGGTCTCAAAATTGTCAAGCTGGCCGTGTTTTTTTGAAGGGCGTGACTAATATTAACCCATACCGGAAGGGGGTCTTTTGGAGGCGAAATTTGACCTCCATCAACTGTTCGACCCTGCAGCTGTGTCAAACTATTATGGTACAATAGATCTAGCGTgtttatttggaaatccgTGAGTTGAGGTTTTTAGGCAAACCGTGAGctatagcacacggtttttggTCATTTTGGTGACCTCTCCGATTCTCAAAATTTCTTTATAGAACGATGGGTATTGGTTGCCTGTTTGACCTCGCGGTACCAAAAGGACCCCACACCTCGAATTTTGGctaaaattcgaatttttgtAGATGATTTATATCAGCACATGGATCAATTCCCTCCTTCTCCATCGTGTTCCTACAGCCTTTCAAGGTAAAGAAGACAATGGATATGAGTGTTCAATGCActgaattgattttttttcagttttcttctctccccAACGCGTCGATCAATCCGACGATTTTtagatgcagaaagaagaagacgcagacgaagacatcaccctggggacttgggttaaagtctccctccttgtgggctggaggttaatcaGCGCctcccctgtggacttgggttaaaattcaccctggggacttgggttaaagtctccctccttggaggctggaggttaatgtgcctaccccctgtggacttgggttaaagttcactgtggggactgcagtctcagtcccaCCGCTTGGCCAGGAGGTCaagcggcagcgcaggaGCGGCGGCCCAGGGACAAcgaaaggaggaagaggaaaaggtgGAAGGGGAGACAAGAagacttttaattttttattttgtacatccgggatattatcaataaaaatttggcCATACGTTCCCCTACTTTTTCGCTCAATGACATGCGACGCAGAATGACGTATAATACGTCATCTGCGTCGCCTGCTTTAGTTTAGCTTTATTAGGGACTGTCGACAACGTCAGGCTCACTTTCATGCAAAAGGAGCGCCGAGTCCCAAACAAAGCTAAACTAACGTGCTCTTGTCTCCATACCCTGGAGATCAAGagtagacaaaaaaaaggcACGCAACTATTCTCATGCACTAAACCTAGCATGCAAAAAGAGTCAATCCATGCTGGCATCTTCTTGTCTTCACATTTCCTCTTCAGATCGGGAAGCTATAAAAACGAAATACGCTCATACCAAAGAGCCACCCGACGTCGACAGGGTACTgtagacaaaaaaaagggACTGAGACTGAGCCGCTAGGACAGCTCTATGAGGGGCCCCACTTGCGCTGGAGGCTTGGACGATGTCATAAGGAAGACCTCATCGATCGGTGACaaagagcgacgagaaaccGAGCATTTGCCGTCACGTCGCGCTCTCCTAAAATGATCGCGAGGCTccggatcgacggcgacgagaagttcGAGCTCCTTttgctcgtcgctttctttttctcgatgCGGCTAAACTCTCCGAACGCGTATTTCAGGACTGCTTTACGTGCGACGAGGGAGAGAACGAATTTGCGAGCAGACGTCGGTTCTAGGGGGACCCTCGCGACGCGACCTGCTGGGAGGCATCCTCGGACTTATTTAAGAGTCTAAATACGCTTACCAAGACGCTATTGTTTCGTACGCACGAGAAAAGCGTGAAAACGGCGAATTACCTTGTTCGCGCATGCGTAGaccctagaaaaaaagtaaCCAATACATCAATAGCACATAAACTGCTATGTATGTAAAAGCTCTAGTCATAATTCCTAGCGGCTAATATCTCAGGCATGTCAAATACGAGTTTGATAAGACTACATAAAATACTGACGTAAAAAAGGAGATACAAAAGCATAGGCATGTAGATATAGTATACCAGACTCACCTGGCCTCCTCTATCTTCAATCATCCGACGACACACCTTAATTTCTCACGTCAAGATGAGCCCCTCTCAAAGCCCTGCCTTACCTTCAACTTGAAGTTTACTAATCGTGCGTTGAAGACGATCATGCTCTGAATCTTCTAAGTATAGCAGAAGACAGCTATCTGTTTCATAAagagctacaaaaaaacggCTAGCCGATTAATTCAGAACTCACCGATTGTTAATTGCcaacctgaagataaaaaaGCTATACCTGTGCGTagttaattgattaattaaagagcGAAATTAGGGATCGAGTGACATGCGTGGTTGCACATCTTTGCTAGCCACGCGCAGTGTATTCTGCAACCGAAAGCCTGAATGATAACAAAGACAAAACTCACACATTCGCTATTCCTAGCTCTCACTGACTCACAGTATATTTTCGCCGACATATCTATCACGACGTCGGTTGCTATGAACGGCCAACACGATGGTCCGCCGTCTCATTTCACAAGAATCGTGAGCGGCCAGGCGACAATGATTGCAGTAGGATTCTGCCTAAGTCTTTCTATTCTTCTCGCCGTTTCGCCCATATTCGTTTACTATTATGTGGACATACCTTCACGGAACGATGTAAAGCTTAGTCGGTTTATACATAGGCAGCCTGGTGTAGTGGTAGCGCATTCCAACGCGGTAAACGTACCGTaattgaaatcgaaattAGATACTAATACCAGCGCGGCTGGTCTGTCTCACTTCGGCTTGCTCGATACTGTGATAACAAAGTTGATCTGTTAATAGGAACGTTTGTGCCAAAAGAAATCGCCTCAATTTGTTCCGAGAGTCTTAACAGAACAATCTCTATGCAAATCAATATTTCATAATCATAATGACAACAGAAGCACGATGACGGGGCttacggcggcggcgaaagagcAAATGGAGAAAATACCCGTGGCCGGGTGTGGAAATTTCACGATGGCAGAGAACGATTTGATAATATTGTTCCACGCAATCGATACATCTAACTTACCTGATGAAGACAAAGGAGAGGCAAAGATAATGCTCTGTCTTTACGCCTATGGAGACTGCGGTGACTTAGGCAAACTAACAAAGAAAACTAACAGAAACAAATGCGACTGTTCAGGATTTTCGGAGTTCCAGACGGAGACTGACTTCAAACCGCTGATAAGAAACTTCTCATCCTGCCTACAACCTCCCGATTTCGCGCTACCATTTATTACTTCTTCCTACACGAACGAGACTAATAACGAGACAGTTTGTTCAAAGAACTTGCTACCCACTACAAGCCCATGTTTGCAAACTTGCGGCATGTACTGCTCACCTTTGTGTAACCAGCCGGGAAGCTCAATCGGCGCAAAAATTTTTCACGTCGCACTTTATATTACAATTGCGCTGTTGTGGATTTGCATTGCGGTGATGTTCATTACTTGGCTAAAGCTAAGAAAATTGTACGCTCAATgttcaaaaaattaaaattttaaagTTTTTTATTCAGCAAACAGTCTCAAACCGGATTGTCCTTTTGCCTACCACTCGCAGTTATCAGTAAGTTTCGATTCAATATAAAGAATGCGTTACTAGTACTTAATTATCTGCAACTATCAGATAGCGCCCTAAGCATCACTTTGATTTGGGGTCAAAAGAGGATATACTGTAGGTACAGAAACAGGTTTGAATCTATGTACAATCCAACAAAACTATGCCTTATTCAAGGTAGAGTGATACGCTCTATA
The genomic region above belongs to Oscarella lobularis chromosome 12, ooOscLobu1.1, whole genome shotgun sequence and contains:
- the LOC136194206 gene encoding LOW QUALITY PROTEIN: xanthine dehydrogenase/oxidase-like (The sequence of the model RefSeq protein was modified relative to this genomic sequence to represent the inferred CDS: deleted 1 base in 1 codon); the protein is MDIDLSAKAWAGRSDDAIFRYFIYGAACTEVEIDVLTGEREILCTGIIQDSGQSMNPYIDVGQVRGAFVMGLGYWLLEDIKRDPETGQLLKKNTWGYHPPGPKDIPVDFRVEFLRDAPNPLGVLGSKATGEPSICMSCSAVFAIAQALSSARAEVGESRVISLDGPVTVERVQELASLKTEQLFI